TTTCGTCGAATCAAGGCCGGAAAACCGCAGGCGATGCGGGTATCGGCGAGGTTTTCGAACGAAGATTCGGCGGAAAAGGGCCGCTCGCAGCGCGGCTCGACTTTCACCACAGGCTGCTAGGCAGTCCTGAAGGCTTCCCAGGAGTCTTGCGGGATCGAGCGCCGAACCCAGCACTCCCCTCGGCGCCCTCCCCGGGACTCCGCCTCAGGCCGCCGGGGGGCGGAGAGCTCCAGCAGCAGCACCGGCCTCCGCCCCCCGGCCCCGACGGCGAGACGAGCCCTGAGAGCGATACACTTCGTGCATGAGCAAACCCAGCGGCCCTACCACCAGTGGCCCATCTTCCCCTGGCCGAAACCCGAAGCTGGTGGAGGACCCTCGCCAGATGACCGCCGAGGTGGTGCTGGTGGAAGACGGCGTGGCCACCGAGATCCCCGACGCCATCGCCGCGGAGGAGCCGCTGGAGATCCGGCTGGTGGCCGGGGGAGAGATGCGCACCGCGGCGGTGACCATGCGCACCCCCGGCGCCGACCGCGAGCTGGCTCTGGGCTTTCTGCTCTCCGAGGGGGTGATCCAGCGTCGGGAGGACGTCGCCGCCATCGGCCATCTGCCCCGCGGCGGCGACGGCAGCGAGAACGTCTTGGTGGTCCGCCTGCGGGACGGGCTGGAACCCCCCTCCCAAACCCTCGAGCGGCACTTCCTCACCACCAGCGCCTGCGGGCTGTGCGGCAAATCGAGTCTCCAAGCCCTGGAGCTACCCCGGCACCCCGAGCTGCCGCCGGGCCCTCGGATTCCGGCGACAGTGCTCTACCAGCTGCCGGAGGCCCTGCGCCGAGCCCAAGGGGTCTTTGCCACCACCGGCGGCCTCCACGCCGCGGGCCTGTTCGACACCGGCGGCGAGCTGCTGGCCTGCCGCGAGGATGTGGGCCGGCACAACGCCCTGGACAAATTGCTTGGCCATGCTTTGGAGCAGGGCTGGCTGCCGCTGCACCGGCATCTGGTGATGGTGAGCGGCCGCGCCAGCTTCGAGCTGGTACAAAAATGTCTGCTCGCGGAGGCTCCGGTGCTCTGCGCGGTCTCTGCTCCCAGCAGCCTGGCGGTGGCCACCGCCCGCCGCTTCCGCCTGACCTTGGTGGGATTCTTACGTGAGCGTAGGTGCAATATCTACAGTGAGATCCAGCGAATCATCTCGG
This genomic window from Acidobacteriota bacterium contains:
- the fdhD gene encoding formate dehydrogenase accessory sulfurtransferase FdhD; amino-acid sequence: MTAEVVLVEDGVATEIPDAIAAEEPLEIRLVAGGEMRTAAVTMRTPGADRELALGFLLSEGVIQRREDVAAIGHLPRGGDGSENVLVVRLRDGLEPPSQTLERHFLTTSACGLCGKSSLQALELPRHPELPPGPRIPATVLYQLPEALRRAQGVFATTGGLHAAGLFDTGGELLACREDVGRHNALDKLLGHALEQGWLPLHRHLVMVSGRASFELVQKCLLAEAPVLCAVSAPSSLAVATARRFRLTLVGFLRERRCNIYSEIQRIISES